A stretch of DNA from Luteolibacter yonseiensis:
TCGATGATGGAGGTGGTGAGCTTGATCCCGAGATCCGAGCTGATGAGATCCGCCTCAAGGTCGTCCCAATCGATTTCCGCGCGGTTGGTGATCTTGTTGAAGAGGTTTTTGAAAAAGCCTGCCATGCGGGGAAGATAGAAGACAGAAGACTTCAAGACACAAGACGCAAGACGGGAAGAGCGGAGAAAAGATCCGGAGACCCGTGGGTCCGCCTCTTGTCTTGCGTCTTGTTTCTTCCCGTCTTCTGTCTTTCCTTCTGCCGATGCCGAAAATCCGAGTGCTCCCAGACATCCTCGCCAGCCAGGTGGCGGCGGGGGAGGTGGTCGAGCGCCCGGCTTCGGTGGTGAAGGAGCTGGTGGAAAACAGCATCGATGCCGGCGCGCAGGAGATCCGCGTGGACATGGATCGGGGAGGCTCGGCGCTGATCCGGGTGAGCGACGACGGCTGCGGGATGTCCCGCGAGGACGCGCTGCTCTCGCTGGAACGCCACGCCACCAGCAAGTTGCGCACGGCAGGCGATCTGGCGGCGATCCTGACGCTGGGATTCCGCGGCGAGGCGGTGCCGAGCATCGCCAGCGTATCGCGGTTCCGGCTGGTCACCCGGGAAAAGGACGCGGTGGCGGGCACGGAGATCGTGGTGGACGGCGGGCGGGTGAACGACGTGCGGGACGCGGGTTGCGCGCCCGGCACGGTGATCGAGGCGAAGTCTTTGTTTTTCAACATGCCCGCGCGGCGGAAATTCCTGCGGGCGGAGACGACCGAGGCGGCCCACGTGGAGCACCAGTTGCGCTTGCACGCGCTGGCCGCGCCGTGGGTGAGGTTCCGCCTGCGTCGGGACGACCGGGAGGTGTTCGACCTGCCCGCGGTCGCGAAACCGCTGGACCGGGTGCGGCAGTTGCTCGGCACGGATCTTTCGCGCGAACTCATTTCACTGCCGCTGACCCACGGCAACGGCGTGACGGTGGAAGGCTACGTCCTGCCCGCCAGCCACGCGCGCAAGGGGCGCAGGCACCAGTTTGTTTTTCTCAATGGCAGGCCGGTGGAGGATTCCGTCATTTCCCGCGCGCTGGCGGAGGGGTTCCGGGGCGCGCTGGCCGATGGGCTGCACCCGGCGGCGTGGTTGTGGATCGAGCTGGAACCGACGCTGGTGGATGTGAACGTGCATCCTGCCAAACGCGAGGTCAGGTTCCACAAGCCGCTGGACGTGAGGGATGCCATCCTGGATGCGGTGCTGGCGGGGCTGAAACCCGCGCCCCCGCCCGCCCCGTTGCCGGTGGTGCGGCCACCGTTGCCGGATCTGGCGGTCGATGTGGTGGAGACCGCGCCCTCCCGGACGGTTTTCCGCGCTCCGCAGCCGGTGCTGGCGAATTGGGATCAGGCCACCGCTTCCGCCCCGGTTCCGCAGTTGGAGGAAATGGCGACGCTGGAACCAGCCGTGGGGGCCGTGCCGGATTTCCGCATCATCGGACTGCTGCACCAGCGGTATGTGCTGCTGGAGAGCGGGGACGGGCTGGTGCTTTTCGACCCCAAGGCCGCCCGGGAACGCATCATTTTTGAAAAGCTGACGCAGCATGACGGCACCGCGCTCGAAACCCAGGGACTGCTGATGCCGGTCCTGCTGGAACTGGATCCCCGGGATCTCGATCTGGTGATCCGCGAGCGGATGGCGCTGCAGGAAGCGGGGATCGAGGTGGAGGCGTTCGGAGGCAACACCCTGCAGATCCGCTCGCTGCCCGCCTGTGTGACGGTTGAGGATCCGCGCGCCTTTCTCGGTGCCCTGATGGACGAGCTTCTCCACGAGTCCTCGCCGGGTGTGAGGTTCGCCTTGTCGCGCGTGGCGAAGATCATCGCGAAACGGGCGGCCATGCCTGTCCAGCCGCGTCTCGCCGAAACCATGCCGCTGCTGGCGGAATTGTTCGCCTGCGATCTGCCCTATTGCGCGGCGGACGGCCGGCCGACCTTGTCGGAATTCGGCATGCGGGAACTGGACCGGAGATTCGGGGTGAGCCGGGGGTAACGTGATCGCGTTAGTCCGCCCTACGCGATCGCGTTGTGATTAAAGATTCAAATTCGGGTGGCATTGGCATAAAATTAAGCGATTATTATTGTCACGGCACATGGAAATTTCGGTTAATTTTGCCGGATTGATGCTCAAAACGGCACTTTGATGTGACAGATCGATCCGTAATTTTCGACTTAAATATCTGATTTTTAAATAGTTGTGATATCGGTTGAATTGCCCGATCCGACTGAATTTTTCCTTGTTAAGCTTGGTTAAAATTTTACTCTCCAAACAGGTTCAAGCAGACACAGGCTTGGATTTTCATCAGCGGAACCCATGAAAACCCTATGGACCACCACCGGAATCGCCAGCCTGGCCCTGCTCGGGTCTGCGGCGGGTGCGAGGTTGTCGGAGCGGCTTTCCGCGGCCCATGAGGTTTTTTTGGAAAACCGGCGCGAGATGCTTCCCGGCCTGAGCGATCCATATGGCGTGCCGCAGGTGGCGCGGGTGGTGAGCGAGGAACCCCGGGACGCCTTCCGATCCTCCGTTGTCTGGAAGCGGAACGTGGTGGCGACGGTATTCTGGGTGGGCGAGCTGCCTTCGGAAAACAATCCGACGCCGAATGTGAAGAGCGCATGGGACCAGAACTGGCAGGCGAACTACGGTGGTTACGACCACCCGGAGAACCGCAACGGTTATCTGCCCGCGGGTTTCGTCCCCGCATTGAATCCTTTTTACGTCGCGCTGCCCTACAACGACGTCGCGCGCGGCGGCAGGCACCAGGCCGAGGCCGCGGAGGTTGTTCCGTGGTTCTGGGAGAGCTATCGCGGCGACGGCATTTCAGTCTGCAAGGACCGCTGGATCGCCATCCACCATGATGGCCGGGTCTGTTTCGCCCAGTGGGAGGACGTCGGCCCGTTCGAGGTGGACCACTGGCAATATGTGTTCGGCAAGGAATCCCCGCGCGGGAACCGCAACCAATCCGCCGGCATCGACGTGAGTCCGGCGGTGAGGGATTTCCTCAGGATGCGCAGCGGGGCCACCGTCGAGTGGCGCTTCGCGAATGACAAGGAAGTGCCCGCAGGACCCTGGAAGGACTGGTCCGGCAGGCCGTGATACTGACAATTTTCCCTTAATCCGTGCTATTCCCTTAACCCTTAAACCTGATCCGAACGACCACCTCCGTTTAGCGAATCAAACCAACCTTTGCTGAGCCGCCACACGTCCCGTGGCGGCCCGGAATATCCGGCGTGCGGTTCTGTCCCGAACCGACGGAATGAATCCTGTGGAATTTTCTCCACCGGTTCCTGTCGTGCCCGCGCCGGACCCCACTTCCGGCTCCCGGCTGTCCCGCCGTGGAGACGGCGAAAGGTTTTTTTTCATTCCACACCGTCACACCAGCCATGAAAACCAGCCAAATGACAGTCCTGCGGGCGATCGCCGCCGCCATGGGAACCCTTGCATCCCACCACGCACGCGCGGAACCGCTCCCGGCGGACCTTACCGGATCACTCGTCGCGAACCCGGCGATGGTGCAGGCCGGGCAGTCGCCGAAGCTCATCTGGAGCATCAGCTATCCCTCGGTGGTGAAGCAGTATGTGAAGATCACCCCGTCCGTTCCGACCGATCCGGGCGGAGGGGGAGACGGCGGCCAGCCGGGAACCATCATCCCGCTGCAGAATCTTTACGCGGATGTGCGCATCATCGGCCAGGGGGTGACGGTGACGAGCAACAACAGCGGCTACACCTTCGTGCCGACGCAGGCGACGATGAGCATCAACAGCACGACCGATTTCCGGGAAATCTTCTACGGCACCAACCCGCAGATCAATCCGGGGGCGGTCATCAACATCAAGAACGTCTTCGGCACCACCTACACGAACAACCTGATCCAGTCGGGCAAGGCCATCCGGTTCGGCGGGCGCTACAAGTATAACAACGCGTGGGGGACGTATTACAAATCCAACGACGGCACCGACAACGTCCGCTTCCTCGTGAGCGGTGACAGGCCTCCGTCGAACGTGCCACAGTACAACGCGCCTTCGCTGGAGAGTTTCCTGCGGCCCTACCTCGACGCCACCGGCAAGGTGAAGATCGGCCCGATGGATGTGATCGTCTTCATGGAGCTCACCCACTCGTCCTCGCAGAAATCGGACCCGGGGTATGACCTCCAGGACCTGGTGCTGCTGGTCACATTCCGAAAGAACTGAAAAACCGGGAACCGAAACCATGAAAACTTCCATCATGATCGCGCGTGCCGCGGGACTGGCCGTCATCCTCGGGATGGGGCGGACCGCATCGGGTGAGGAACCGGCCGGCAAACCCGTGATGAGGGACGCCGCCACCCACGAGGAGCTCAGCTCCGCCTTGCGGAAAATCCAGCAGCAGGACCCGATGAAGGCGTTCGAGGCCGTCAAGGGCGAGGACCCGTCCGTCGCCCACCAACCGGGCGATCTCGTCAGCCGCTCGGAAATCCTGTGTTTCAACGGGATCGCGACCCTGGTTCCGAAGGGGGCCATCGTGCAGACTCCCAAGAATCTCTCGGACCGTCTCGTCATGAAGCCCGGGGCGAAGATCAAGACTTGGGCGGATTTCTACGCCCTCAACCGCGGGTGGATCAACACCGTGGAGGTCAGCCTGGTGCAGGCGGAAGGGAAGGAGCCCATCGCGGAACAGACGCGCGAGCACATCGTGAAAAGCGGGAACCTCACCGTCGCGACCTACCGGGGGAATCCCATATCGGTCCTGCCGCCCAAGGTCGCGCCGCCCGCCCCGGCGACCCCGGCGGAAGAGTCGAAGGAAAAACCAACCAAGCCATGAAAACCCGTTTCACCCTGTTGTTGTCAGCGTGCCTAGCCGGTGTGTCCGTCCACGCGCAGGACGACCCGACCTACACGAACTTCATCCGCCAGAAGCAGCTGCCGAGCGGCGTGGAGGTGGACGTGCCGAACCTCGCCCCCAGCGGTGAGCAGAACTCGCCGCTGGCGATCAATCCGAACGGTGCGCGCTTCGAGCTGTGGACCACCCGGTCCTCGCCCTTCGCGAGCTTCCAGTTGCAGAGCATCTACGTGGGGACCTTCGTCCCGATGGCGCAGGTGGTCATCGACTCCGAGGACCCCTACGGCAAGAAGCTCGACGAACCGGGGGTCTTCACCAACGTGTCCTATGAGAATTCGGATTTCGCGACGAAGAAGGAGATCCCCGTCAACATCCCGGCGATGGTGCGCAGGACCCGGGCGGACCGTCCTTTCAAGGTGTATCTCAAGACCGAGGGACTTCTCGCCGGAGCCACGGACCCGCCCGCTTCAAAGACGGTGAGTTTCCTCAGGCACGTGCAGTCCTACGGCGCGGGTGGAACGGGTGCGAACCTGAACCGCACGCAGGCGAGCCTGTTTTCCCAGGTGGCGCTCAGCCAGAACGGGGT
This window harbors:
- the mutL gene encoding DNA mismatch repair endonuclease MutL, whose product is MPKIRVLPDILASQVAAGEVVERPASVVKELVENSIDAGAQEIRVDMDRGGSALIRVSDDGCGMSREDALLSLERHATSKLRTAGDLAAILTLGFRGEAVPSIASVSRFRLVTREKDAVAGTEIVVDGGRVNDVRDAGCAPGTVIEAKSLFFNMPARRKFLRAETTEAAHVEHQLRLHALAAPWVRFRLRRDDREVFDLPAVAKPLDRVRQLLGTDLSRELISLPLTHGNGVTVEGYVLPASHARKGRRHQFVFLNGRPVEDSVISRALAEGFRGALADGLHPAAWLWIELEPTLVDVNVHPAKREVRFHKPLDVRDAILDAVLAGLKPAPPPAPLPVVRPPLPDLAVDVVETAPSRTVFRAPQPVLANWDQATASAPVPQLEEMATLEPAVGAVPDFRIIGLLHQRYVLLESGDGLVLFDPKAARERIIFEKLTQHDGTALETQGLLMPVLLELDPRDLDLVIRERMALQEAGIEVEAFGGNTLQIRSLPACVTVEDPRAFLGALMDELLHESSPGVRFALSRVAKIIAKRAAMPVQPRLAETMPLLAELFACDLPYCAADGRPTLSEFGMRELDRRFGVSRG